The Pelmatolapia mariae isolate MD_Pm_ZW linkage group LG10_11, Pm_UMD_F_2, whole genome shotgun sequence genome includes a region encoding these proteins:
- the LOC134637894 gene encoding potassium/sodium hyperpolarization-activated cyclic nucleotide-gated channel 3-like isoform X2, translating to MDGVAGGVGTPSSTGGSGGDSLPRRNGGDSKRRSKGSLPSPGYRLSQASLEGEKGSFGADSTSSGGRGRRLSIMSASTRDGLPFRTAGTPTTPIPLPPPPPSSSGTAHPPPRSVGFASRAALASTSSTGTGVMVVATGAETTTTTACNTNAAGTPEMMGQSSLGGFGMGLDGEDYSNSNQSTFIQRQFGAMLQPGVNKFSLRMFGSHKAVEQEQERLKSAGAWIIHPYSDFRFYWDLLMLLLMMGNLIILPVGITFFRDENTPSWIIFNVVSDTLFMVDLVLNFRTGIVKEDNTEILLDPRAIRQKYLKSWFLVDFVSSIPVDYIFLMVDSLDSEVYRTARALRIVRFTKILSLLRLLRLSRLIRYIHQWEEIFHMTYDLASAMVRIVNLIGMMLLLCHWDGCLQFLVPMLQDFPPDCWVSKNVMVNDTWGVQYSYALFKAMSHMLCIGYGAQAPEGMTDVWLTMLSMIVGATCYAMFIGHATALIQSLDSSRRQYQEKYKQVEQYMSFHKLPADVRQKIHEYYEHRFQGKMFDEENILGELSEPLKEEIVSFNCRSLVANMPLFANADPNFVTAVLTKLRFEVFQPSDFIIREGTVGRKMYFIQHGRVSVLTRGNKETKLSDGSYFGEICLLTRGRRTASVRADTYCRLYSLSVDSFNEVLEEHPMMRRAFETVAADRLDRIGRKNSMLTRKSSQGGSLGGSMGRGGGRGGGGPGGGGMTAGGLGSCDSMLVQQIVKHDSMPAMQDAIAAAAAAGRSGTVSPRPRPVIWAPLVHAPLQTAAATTPSPLCELSHWDDGDGRNRWLVAKRISCLPLNHGHSWWGDIASYC from the exons ATGGATGGGGTGGCTGGAGGTGTGGGTACCCCTAGTAGCACCGGGGGGTCCGGGGGTGACAGCCTGCCCAGGCGTAACGGAGGGGACTCGAAGAGGCGCAGTAAGGGCAGCTTGCCCTCTCCCGGCTACAGGCTGTCCCAGGCCTCGCTGGAGGGAGAAAAGGGCTCCTTTGGGGCAGATAGCACGTCCTCAGGTGGACGCGGGCGTCGCCTCTCCATCATGAGCGCCTCCACCAGGGACGGCCTGCCCTTCCGTACAGCAGGCACTCCAACTACCCCGATTCCCTTGCCGCCTCCTCCGCCCTCCTCTTCTGGCACAGCCCATCCTCCGCCGCGATCAGTAGGCTTCGCCTCCCGTGCAGCCCTGGCCTCTACGTCCTCCACCGGGACCGGAGTCATGGTGGTGGCCACCGGTGCAGAGACCACCACAACCACAGCATGCAACACCAATGCAGCAGGAACCCCTGAGATGATGGGTCAGTCTAGCCTGGGTGGGTTTGGCATGGGATTGGACGGGGAAGACTACAGCAACTCCAACCAGAGCACCTTCATCCAGAGACAGTTTGGAGCCATGCTTCAGCCTGGGGTCAACAAGTTCAGTCTGCGCATGTTTGGATCGCACAAAGCTGTGGAACAGGAGCAGGAAAGACTGAAATCAGCAGGAGCGTGGATCATCCACCCCTACAGTGACTTCAG ATTCTACTGGGACCTTTTGATGTTACTGTTGATGATGGGAAACCTAATCATCCTGCCAGTGGGCATCACGTTCTTTCGAGACGAGAACACTCCTTCATGGATCATCTTTAACGTGGTCTCGGACACTCTCTTCATGGTCGATTTGGTCCTTAACTTCAGGACCGGCATCGTCAAGGAAGACAACACTGAGATATTACTCGACCCGAG GGCGATTCGCCAGAAATACCTGAAGAGCTGGTTCCTCGTGGACTTTGTGTCATCCATCCCGGTGGATTACATCTTCCTAATGGTGGACAGTCTGGACTCAGAGGTCTACAGGACGGCCAGGGCTCTGCGGATAGTCCGCTTCACCAAAATCCTGAGCCTGCTTCGGCTCCTGCGCCTGTCCAGGCTCATCCGCTACATCCACCAGTGGGAGGAG atCTTCCATATGACCTATGACCTTGCCAGTGCTATGGTAAGGATAGTAAATCTAATTGGcatgatgctgctgctgtgccACTGGGACGGCTGTCTCCAGTTTTTGGTCCCCATGCTGCAGGACTTCCCTCCTGACTGCTGGGTTTCTAAGAACGTGATGGTG AACGACACATGGGGTGTGCAGTACTCCTATGCTCTGTTCAAAGCCATGAGCCACATGTTGTGTATTGGCTACGGTGCCCAGGCTCCCGAGGGGATGACTGATGTGTGGCTCACCATGCTCAGTATGATCGTAGGCGCCACCTGCTATGCCATGTTCATCGGCCACGCCACCGCTCTGATCCAGTCACTAGATTCATCGCGGCGACAGTATCAGGAAAAG TACAAGCAGGTGGAGCAGTACATGTCGTTCCATAAGCTCCCGGCAGATGTTCGGCAAAAGATCCACGAGTACTACGAGCACCGCTTCCAGGGAAAAATGTTCGATGAAGAGAACATCCTGGGAGAACTTAGTGAGCCGCTTAAAGAG GAGATAGTCAGCTTTAACTGCCGCAGCCTGGTTGCTAACATGCCGCTGTTCGCCAATGCTGATCCCAACTTTGTGACCGCCGTACTGACCAAGCTCCGCTTTGAAGTGTTTCAGCCATCAGACTTCATCATCCGTGAGGGCACAGTTGGACGTAAGATGTACTTTATCCAGCACGGACGCGTCAGCGTGCTGACCCGTGGCAACAAGGAGACCAAGCTGAGTGATGGGTCTTACTTTGGAG AGATCTGCCTATTGACTCGAGGACGGAGGACAGCCAGTGTCCGAGCAGACACATATTGCCGTTTGTACTCTCTCAGTGTGGACAGCTTCAATGAGGTTCTGGAGGAACACCCGATGATGCGACGTGCCTTTGAAACTGTTGCAGCTGACCGACTGGACCGTATTG GCAGGAAGAACTCCATGCTCACGCGGAAGTCGTCCCAGGGCGGTTCTCTTGGTGGCAGCATGGGTCGTGGTGGAGGCCGGGGTGGGGGGGGTCCAGGAGGTGGAGGTATGACAGCAGGAGGTCTGGGTTCCTGTGACAGCATGCTGGTGCAGCAGATTGTTAAACACGACAGCATGCCAGCCATGCAGGATGCCATCGCGGCCGCTGCTGCCGCTGGAAGAAGTGGCACGGTGTCTCCTCGGCCACGCCCCGTCATCTGGGCGCCGCTGGTCCATGCTCCCCTGCAGACTGCGGCTGCAACAA CCCCTTCGCCCCTCTGTGAGCTCTCTCATTGGGATGATGGCGATGGGAGGAATAGGTGGCTTGTCGCCAAGAGGATTTCCTGCCTCCCCCTCAACCATGGGCACTCCTGGTGGGGTGACATCGCCTCCTATTGCTAA
- the LOC134637894 gene encoding potassium/sodium hyperpolarization-activated cyclic nucleotide-gated channel 2-like isoform X1, producing MDGVAGGVGTPSSTGGSGGDSLPRRNGGDSKRRSKGSLPSPGYRLSQASLEGEKGSFGADSTSSGGRGRRLSIMSASTRDGLPFRTAGTPTTPIPLPPPPPSSSGTAHPPPRSVGFASRAALASTSSTGTGVMVVATGAETTTTTACNTNAAGTPEMMGQSSLGGFGMGLDGEDYSNSNQSTFIQRQFGAMLQPGVNKFSLRMFGSHKAVEQEQERLKSAGAWIIHPYSDFRFYWDLLMLLLMMGNLIILPVGITFFRDENTPSWIIFNVVSDTLFMVDLVLNFRTGIVKEDNTEILLDPRAIRQKYLKSWFLVDFVSSIPVDYIFLMVDSLDSEVYRTARALRIVRFTKILSLLRLLRLSRLIRYIHQWEEIFHMTYDLASAMVRIVNLIGMMLLLCHWDGCLQFLVPMLQDFPPDCWVSKNVMVNDTWGVQYSYALFKAMSHMLCIGYGAQAPEGMTDVWLTMLSMIVGATCYAMFIGHATALIQSLDSSRRQYQEKYKQVEQYMSFHKLPADVRQKIHEYYEHRFQGKMFDEENILGELSEPLKEEIVSFNCRSLVANMPLFANADPNFVTAVLTKLRFEVFQPSDFIIREGTVGRKMYFIQHGRVSVLTRGNKETKLSDGSYFGEICLLTRGRRTASVRADTYCRLYSLSVDSFNEVLEEHPMMRRAFETVAADRLDRIGRKNSMLTRKSSQGGSLGGSMGRGGGRGGGGPGGGGMTAGGLGSCDSMLVQQIVKHDSMPAMQDAIAAAAAAGRSGTVSPRPRPVIWAPLVHAPLQTAAATSNVAIALMHQQQQQQQQLQQLQQQQHALGGAFYLPSPLISPSPSSSFPLSSPRAPVLQPLRPSVSSLIGMMAMGGIGGLSPRGFPASPSTMGTPGGVTSPPIAKTPPTSASSVPTSVQQGRNLHYSLRLQADHPSAISGSLGAPTGGGGGPAAPPHKTPAANPPASSGPSDGNTSLTAQQGAKEALLRHGGNTSQGLPALGRLTQEARLLSASQPTLPHRSWAGVQPHPPLHRKASGGNLLAAPFLAGQLARGSSAGLLTSNPSVQLVTNMPFNAQTQAQATVPVQPTIAQTVYTQSAAHTASAATAAHMPSTSSVPASSSPPKHTPLSSATPSPAPTPSSPTPILSQTPRPKPIPMTPSRSSSPPLCSTPPSAGTSPLSLSSTPRPKPIPTPSSRSSSPSPSSTPPPSSVSTPVPLPQPYGTKSSLTSSSPPSSLVSSSPPHPQSPRAKASNTPPSASPLSGASPVLTPVPSPTQTTRTRTSTPSQTPTQASTPGTPTQTFIPTPSSSPIPLTSVPSLSKCHSPTPCLQASVSSSARVPTSSQIPKQVSPLTPTQTSTLSQTPASTNAPTKVTFSVHPVKQTSPVLTPSSTAKQITSTASCSTILCPNQSSTKSPSLSTSSSTTTTSTSPCVQPASFNPPKQIPSTMAAPTQSSKLNTRSTPVQTTQASTTAPTQSAHADSPAKSTSPKGGQKDPQLSPGRKDSEGLRHKLPANM from the exons ATGGATGGGGTGGCTGGAGGTGTGGGTACCCCTAGTAGCACCGGGGGGTCCGGGGGTGACAGCCTGCCCAGGCGTAACGGAGGGGACTCGAAGAGGCGCAGTAAGGGCAGCTTGCCCTCTCCCGGCTACAGGCTGTCCCAGGCCTCGCTGGAGGGAGAAAAGGGCTCCTTTGGGGCAGATAGCACGTCCTCAGGTGGACGCGGGCGTCGCCTCTCCATCATGAGCGCCTCCACCAGGGACGGCCTGCCCTTCCGTACAGCAGGCACTCCAACTACCCCGATTCCCTTGCCGCCTCCTCCGCCCTCCTCTTCTGGCACAGCCCATCCTCCGCCGCGATCAGTAGGCTTCGCCTCCCGTGCAGCCCTGGCCTCTACGTCCTCCACCGGGACCGGAGTCATGGTGGTGGCCACCGGTGCAGAGACCACCACAACCACAGCATGCAACACCAATGCAGCAGGAACCCCTGAGATGATGGGTCAGTCTAGCCTGGGTGGGTTTGGCATGGGATTGGACGGGGAAGACTACAGCAACTCCAACCAGAGCACCTTCATCCAGAGACAGTTTGGAGCCATGCTTCAGCCTGGGGTCAACAAGTTCAGTCTGCGCATGTTTGGATCGCACAAAGCTGTGGAACAGGAGCAGGAAAGACTGAAATCAGCAGGAGCGTGGATCATCCACCCCTACAGTGACTTCAG ATTCTACTGGGACCTTTTGATGTTACTGTTGATGATGGGAAACCTAATCATCCTGCCAGTGGGCATCACGTTCTTTCGAGACGAGAACACTCCTTCATGGATCATCTTTAACGTGGTCTCGGACACTCTCTTCATGGTCGATTTGGTCCTTAACTTCAGGACCGGCATCGTCAAGGAAGACAACACTGAGATATTACTCGACCCGAG GGCGATTCGCCAGAAATACCTGAAGAGCTGGTTCCTCGTGGACTTTGTGTCATCCATCCCGGTGGATTACATCTTCCTAATGGTGGACAGTCTGGACTCAGAGGTCTACAGGACGGCCAGGGCTCTGCGGATAGTCCGCTTCACCAAAATCCTGAGCCTGCTTCGGCTCCTGCGCCTGTCCAGGCTCATCCGCTACATCCACCAGTGGGAGGAG atCTTCCATATGACCTATGACCTTGCCAGTGCTATGGTAAGGATAGTAAATCTAATTGGcatgatgctgctgctgtgccACTGGGACGGCTGTCTCCAGTTTTTGGTCCCCATGCTGCAGGACTTCCCTCCTGACTGCTGGGTTTCTAAGAACGTGATGGTG AACGACACATGGGGTGTGCAGTACTCCTATGCTCTGTTCAAAGCCATGAGCCACATGTTGTGTATTGGCTACGGTGCCCAGGCTCCCGAGGGGATGACTGATGTGTGGCTCACCATGCTCAGTATGATCGTAGGCGCCACCTGCTATGCCATGTTCATCGGCCACGCCACCGCTCTGATCCAGTCACTAGATTCATCGCGGCGACAGTATCAGGAAAAG TACAAGCAGGTGGAGCAGTACATGTCGTTCCATAAGCTCCCGGCAGATGTTCGGCAAAAGATCCACGAGTACTACGAGCACCGCTTCCAGGGAAAAATGTTCGATGAAGAGAACATCCTGGGAGAACTTAGTGAGCCGCTTAAAGAG GAGATAGTCAGCTTTAACTGCCGCAGCCTGGTTGCTAACATGCCGCTGTTCGCCAATGCTGATCCCAACTTTGTGACCGCCGTACTGACCAAGCTCCGCTTTGAAGTGTTTCAGCCATCAGACTTCATCATCCGTGAGGGCACAGTTGGACGTAAGATGTACTTTATCCAGCACGGACGCGTCAGCGTGCTGACCCGTGGCAACAAGGAGACCAAGCTGAGTGATGGGTCTTACTTTGGAG AGATCTGCCTATTGACTCGAGGACGGAGGACAGCCAGTGTCCGAGCAGACACATATTGCCGTTTGTACTCTCTCAGTGTGGACAGCTTCAATGAGGTTCTGGAGGAACACCCGATGATGCGACGTGCCTTTGAAACTGTTGCAGCTGACCGACTGGACCGTATTG GCAGGAAGAACTCCATGCTCACGCGGAAGTCGTCCCAGGGCGGTTCTCTTGGTGGCAGCATGGGTCGTGGTGGAGGCCGGGGTGGGGGGGGTCCAGGAGGTGGAGGTATGACAGCAGGAGGTCTGGGTTCCTGTGACAGCATGCTGGTGCAGCAGATTGTTAAACACGACAGCATGCCAGCCATGCAGGATGCCATCGCGGCCGCTGCTGCCGCTGGAAGAAGTGGCACGGTGTCTCCTCGGCCACGCCCCGTCATCTGGGCGCCGCTGGTCCATGCTCCCCTGCAGACTGCGGCTGCAACAAGTAATGTAGCCATTGCCCTCATGcaccagcagcaacagcaacagcagcagctgcagcagctgcagcagcagcaacacgcTCTTGGAGGAGCTTTTTACCTGCCCTCCCCTCTCATctccccctctccctcctcctctttccctcTATCTTCTCCTCGTGCTCCTGTGTTGCAGCCCCTTCGCCCCTCTGTGAGCTCTCTCATTGGGATGATGGCGATGGGAGGAATAGGTGGCTTGTCGCCAAGAGGATTTCCTGCCTCCCCCTCAACCATGGGCACTCCTGGTGGGGTGACATCGCCTCCTATTGCTAAAACTCCACCCACTTCAGCCTCCTCTGTCCCAACTTCTGTCCAACAAGGAAGGAATCTCCATTACAGCCTCCGACTTCAGGCAGATCATCCCTCAGCGATTTCTGGATCTCTTGGAGCCccaacaggaggaggaggaggaccagCTGCACCTCCCCACAAAACACCAGCCGCCAATCCGCCTGCCTCCAGTGGCCCATCAGATGGCAACACTTCGCTTACAGCTCAGCAAGGGGCAAAAGAGGCTCTGTTACGTCATGGAGGAAACACTTCACAGGGTCTCCCAGCACTGGGTAGACTCACCCAGGAAGCCAGGCTGCTCTCAGCCTCACAGCCCACCCTGCCTCATCGCTCTTGGGCTGGAGTGCAGCCTCACCCTCCTCTCCATCGGAAGGCCTCTGGCGGTAATTTGCTAGCAGCTCCGTTTCTGGCAGGGCAATTAGCCAGGGGAAGCAGTGCAGGCCTGCTGACCTCTAATCCTTCAGTACAGCTGGTGACAAATATGCCATttaatgcacaaacacaagcacagGCCACAGTTCCTGTCCAGCCCACTATAGCACAGACTGTATACACACAGTCTGCAGCTcacactgcctctgctgccacaGCTGCACACATGCCTTCTACATCTTCTGTGCCagcatcttcctctcctccaaAGCATACCCCGCTCTCCTCTGCCACCCCTTCCCCTGCACCCACTCCTTCATCTCCTACACCTATTCTTTCCCAGACTCCTCGACCGAAACCAATCCCAATGACCCCTTCCcgctcctcctctcctcctctctgctccaCCCCTCCATCGGCAGGAACAAGCCCACTGTCGCTCTCTTCAACTCCTCGTCCCAAACCGATTCCTACACCCTCCTCCCGCTCGTCCTCTCCCTCTCCATCTTCCACACCACCTCCATCCTCTGTTTCTACCCCTGTTCCACTACCTCAGCCTTACGGGACCAAATCCTCACTCACATCCTcttctcccccttcctctttgGTTTCATCTTCTCCGCCCCACCCCCAGAGCCCAAGGGCGAAGGCATCCAACACACCGCCATCTGCTTCTCCATTGTCGGGTGCCAGCCCTGTGTTGACTCCAGTCCCTTCTCCCACTCAAACAACCCGCACCCGAACATCTACCCCCTCCCAAACGCCTACTCAAGCCAGCACACCGGGTACCCCTACCCAGACCTTCATCCCAACACCTTCCTCATCTCCCATCCCTCTTACATCTGTCCCCTCCCTGAGTAAATGCCACAGTCCAACACCTTGTCTCCAGGCCTCAGTCTCCAGCTCAGCTAGAGTCCCCACTTCAAGCCAGATTCCTAAACAGGTCTCACCTCTCACCCCAACCCAAACTTCCACTCTGTCCCAAACACCTGCTAGCACTAACGCTCCAACTAAAGTAACTTTTTCAGTTCATCCTGTAAAGCAAACATCTCCTGTCCTAACTCCAAGCTCCACTGCCAAACAAATCACATCCACAGCCTCCTGCTCAACAATTTTATGTCCAAACCAGAGCTCCACAAAGTCCCCCTCTCTTTCTACCTCCtccagcaccaccaccaccagcacctCTCCTTGTGTTCAGCCAGCCTCTtttaaccccccaaaacaaataCCAAGCACCATGGCTGCCCCTACCCAGTCCTCAAAACTCAATACACGCTCCACCCCTGTCCAGACCACACAAGCATCCACCACTGCACCCACCCAGTCGGCACACGCAGACTCCCCTGCCAAATCCACCTCTCCTAAAGGTGGACAAAAAGACCCTCAGCTGTCACCGGGCAGAAAAGACTCAGAGGGACTACGACACAAACTGCCCGCCAacatgtaa